The genomic interval CATTGTTATAATCATAAACGAAGCGCCTTGAGCGAGCGCATTAAGCCAAAAGCgttaagaataataaaacaataaagttGAAGGTTAATTAGTTAAACAATTGTTAATTTGACTGACtaagaaaaatgaaatatgttaTATATCTCAAATGCTTATAGCCAAAGCTGTTAGGTCTAGCCAAAGACTTTTGCGACTTTATCAGCGGATACGTGTCAGCCACAATTATCGAGTTTCTTATCGTCTTTATAAACAAGAAAGCtgtgcaaacaaaaaatgataaCAATGAATCggatataaataaatgaatgtacGCTTATGTGAAATTCTTTGAGAGGGGTGTGCGttgatattttataaaaacgtGTTACAATTTGCAACAGATGCGGCTCGAGGGGTGCAAAGGGAGTGGGCGGGGCGGGACAACATTTGCTAGTACGTTTAGACTTTAAACAAGGTGAAAACTCTGTCAATAGCAACTGGAGACCTCTTGGAGATCTCACTTTTTTTCTTCGGTCTTCAGAACGTGACAAAAGAcatgacaacaacagcaacagcaaaattgGATGGCAAACCAGTTTGGAGAGACAGTCAAAACAGTAAACAGCTAAAAgtaaaatacaaacaacacacaaaaaatgGGGGGAAACAAGCTAAGCATGAATCATAGACAGCTACCACagaaaagtatttaattaattttgtaacGAAGTTAAAATGCACTTGCACAAGCAGGGCAAATACAGATGttcaatatataatatatagtaaTGTATTCAGATGCACAGTGAAAACCTTTAATACGCTTTTTGTCACATTTAATTATGCCCAAaccttatataaataatacatacTATGTTCAAATTCAGTAgcaattcaattcaatcgcTATTTTcgtgtatttttttaattctatttCCTATTAGTTATATCTAACATCAACTAAATAACATTAGAAAAATGTATGGCTGCTCGAAATAAGACCTTCATTccttaaatatcttatatatctAATTTCATAAAAGGCTCCTTCATTTTAGacgaaaaatattattataaaagtacaaaaattaacgtatttaaaataagtaaaattcaatttattttgtagcTTTGGAAATTCTATCTTCAATGCGTTAGAAACCTCGCACCCAAATTACAATACATATggaaagggtataaaaaaaaaggcacaGCAAAAATTGATATGCAAAGGGCGTGAAACTCACAAGTACCCCTTTCCTCATCCCCAAAACCCCCTCTTAACCAGACAaaaggtatttttttttttaattagttaaGGAGTTGGGGGCGAGCTGCGTGCGTTTGGGCGTGACAGCCGAGCGCGCCTTTGCGAAGCAACAGAGCAACAGagcaaaaagtgaaatttgtTATTCAAGCTGATACGATTTGAGCCCTGAGTTACAAATAGACATCTAGACGCTGGATGGCGTGTAGACAAGGCCAATAGAAAAGATGCAAACGACGTCAGCAGGATGCTGACCAGGCcgaacatatacatatatacatacatatatgtatatacatacatatatttttctctctggcgaaaatagaaaacatgTTGGGCCAAATGCAACACATAGTCGTTGCAGGGTCGCCGAGGGTTCCGGAATCGAAACCAAACCAAGCAGAAAAGTAGGTCAACTCTGCGAGCCGACTGTGCCGGGGGGTGCGGTCGGCGGGCGGCAAACCAACTCGTGGCGACCGTCGACTTCTAGGCAGGCAACAATGACGCTCGTCATAGCGACCAAAACTAGATCAAGGCCAGAAACGCAGCAGTGCcgagtgcatgtgtgtgcgtgtaaatAGGGGTAGGGGGCGGGGGGTGTGTTAAGTAGCTGAAAAAAAGCTATTTCTAGTAGGAAGGGGATTAAAAAGCTAAGCTGCTGTCGTCGCATTTCGTTACAAAATTGGAATTCCCTTTGGAGGGGTATATATGCGAAAAAAGGCTAGAATACTCGCTGCATTTGACGGGAAAAGGGCGCAACTGGCAGCACTGGTTAGGGGCTGCTAACCACCGAGTCCTTCAACCTAAATAGGCGACAAGAGACGGCGGCAGAAACAGGGTGCGCGCTGCTGGGGCCCAAAGGATTCCGTTACTCACCCGCTGCAAAATGCAATGGCGTCGATTTGCGTCCCGCTGTGTCGCGCGCATTAACCGTTTGTGGCGTTATCAGCTTCTTCACTTTGGCTATTTCACCTGTTTTGCAGGCCTCAAAAAGCTCACGCAATGGATCGTTGGCCATGACCGTATCGAGATTAACATTTAATATAGCCCGACTGCGACTTGCCATTgtgctggttgttgttgttgttactgctgctgctgttgctcttgttgtttttgatgttgttgcctCGCCTCGCGCTGCTCCACttctgatttttgttttgtttacacgCAGCGTaactgagcagcagctggccgtCGCGCCCGAAAATATAACGCgttatattcaatatatacacGGCTGCACCGAAAACAGATGCTATATCTGGTTGGCCTAACTTGAGTTCATGTTTATGCAGCTGTGAAACATTCACTGGccattttttgctgctgctccacactcactcacacagtcacagacacgcacactaTTAACTGGCGATGAGGAAACTCTTGGCCCTGTGGGGAGCAACAATTGTTGGCGTTGGCCCCGCGGGCAGCACTGCGTTTGgcactattttttttttatttgttaatagcACAAGTGGTATGCACTATAATCAATATAAACTGTGCCCCTTTTCTTTTGTAagtgctgcgctgctgctgcgctagTTGCAATTGTTTTCGTTCAGCTTGCGAAGAGGATTGTTGATATTCTATCGATAGACAGCACGCAATTTACTTATAATCGATAAGTGAATTGGTAATTATAAATGGTGTGCACACACTGGTTATGCTGCGTAATCGTTCTGGCAAAAATGTTATCGATTACCTATTAGTtagttatttgattttgtttcgATTTTAACAATGATTTTCAGGCTAGTATTTATTGATCTTATTAACAGAGCTTATGAACTTCGTTTAACAAAAatgattaatattaaatttaattgcgcGCCGAACTGCAGAAAACGATAACAACATATATGTATCCAGCCCTGTTATAAAccatgttttttttcttagtgCAGCCCTGTCACGGGCATCGAGTACAAGTGcatgccaacaacaatgcgcGCATTGTGCATTTGGTTTTCgctttaaaaaacttttaaattataCAATTCGCACACGCACAGCATAAGAAAAATGTCCGAAAAGTGTGTGTGGtcatataaacaataatatgcGCAAGGAAACAGCAGTATTAATAggcataaaacaaacaaaaagtgaatcagaacacacgcacgcacacacgcaaagCCCATACTGgcacacacgtacatacacCTGCAACCCGCGGCACCCGCGCTCTCTGAAACCAGAAATAAGTGCAagtgaagcagcagcaacagcagcgacgactacaaacaaacacacagcaGAAGCAATTGGGGAAAAATAGCTGCAACAGAGCAGAAAGAAAGGGAACAAACGCGACAACTAGAAGCAAAAGTGGAAGTGCAGCTCCACCCCCAATTTGGTGTTGcagtgccagcagcagcagcagcgacaacaataacagtcGCAGCTAAGCCATGGCGCAGCgttagcaacaaaaaacaacaacaataacgggGCGCACGCTTCGCTGCCCTCGCGACAGCATTTCAAGCTTCGTCGACGCTGTGCTGCATTTGGAAATAATTAGACTTCACTTTAGTAGCAATTTTCtgacagcagcagaagcaacaataacaacgacaaGCGAATcgataacataaaataattaattcatACATTTTGGGTGTCCAAAATGGAACTAAAAGTGTGGGTTGAGGGCATACAGCGTATTGTGTGCGGCGTAACGGTAAATACCACTTGCCAGGTGCGTAATAACAATGATATTGATTTTAATACCCTCACTAAAGAGTCAAATTATTTAGTCTTGAAATGTGCACAGATCGTAAATATTCGTGATAAATGTTAACAACAAAGTTAATAGAGTCTTCTTAGAAAGGGTATTCAAATTTAGGGCAACCCGAAAATAATTTCTAGCTTTATGTGTCGCTCGCAACCCTTGTGTAATATCTATTCTTTCTTGCAGGATGTGGTGTTTGCCTTGGCCCATGCCACGGGCAAAGTGGGTCGATTTACGCTAATCGAACGCTGGCGCAATAATGAACGACATCTCGCGCCCAATGAAAATCCCATGAAGCTGCTGCTCAAATGGGGCGAGTATGCAAATGATGTGCAGTTTATATTGCAGCGATCCGAGAACAAGCAGCAGcccacacaacaacaacaacaacagcagcagcaacagcaacagcagcaactgcccaacaacaactatgCAGTCATGATTACTAAAAAGCCGCTTGgccccagcaacagcaacaacaacaataataataatgagagcaaattgccgccgccgcccacattgcaaaagcaaaagtccAGCGTGGAGCTGGGCTATCGCACAAAAGAGCTGAAAAAAAGTTTTGGGTGCGTAGCAACCAAAGGTCGATGCGAGTGTAACAAAAGTGAAACTAAGGACtatttcaaaattgtttaaaaataagtagCACATCTGTGAacataataagtatatatttaactgATCAGTCTTTACAGTCCCATGAACAATCTAAACAAACTAGTCGTTCAGTTTTCAAACTTGTTGAAACCTTTCACAGCTCCCAATTTCTGCTACAGCCAGTATATCCGAATCGTGCTAACAAATCACGTAGGAGCAAAAAGAACTAGATATACTTTTTCTATAACCCACCCTTTGGCTCTTTATGCTACAGGATTTTTATCAGATACAGGATTTTAATGCTTCTTAACTAAAACTTTACGAAAATAGCCTTTGTACTGAAAAGCGACTCAGCAAATATGTGTTTATAGCCAGTTAAACTTTGTTACGCTCATGTATCGCAAACTAGTTTTTAATAGCTCTCAACTTTAATAATAAAACGTATCTAATTTTTACAGCGGTTATGATGCCAAACAATTCGACAACATTGGCATAGTTAAAGGCataccacagcagcagcagcagcagcagcaacaacaacagcaacatacgcagcaacagttgccgccgTCGAGCAAAACGGCCCCGTTGCTGCCCAAGCATGAGAAATCGCTCTCGAATCCGTTGGATATgagtagcagtagcagcagcaatgcgCCCGCACTAAATGATTACAGCGatttatacaacaacaaccacagcagcagcaatggcaacagcaacaacaatccaCACATTTACAGTCAGCTGAGTAAATCCAGCAATGAGCTGCGACGCGCTAGTCCGAATgaatataacaacaacaacaacaatagcaatagcaatagcagcaATGAGCACTTATGCGACATCTATGCCAATAGCAACattagcaacaataacaataacaataacaacaaccactCACCGGAGCTGTACAAACAGACTCCCACAATTTCATCAAATGGCGCACTGGTGCCGCCACCATATCGTGATCCGCCGCCACCACGCAATAGTCCCATGTGCCAGACTCAACGCTTgccggccagcagcagcgctgctGAGACCATATCCAACGCATCCTCCACAACAAATCCATTTCTCAGTGACTACGAGCCACACaacataagcaacaacaacaacaataacaatcatCTTAGCAATCAGTGCATGGATGAGGGCGAGAGCATGTTCCAGGCCACGCAATATAATGATCTACTGCAATTAATCAAGTTTCAACGCGAAAAAATTACGGCACAGCAATTGGAGCTGCAAAAGGTTAGAAACAAACaactaaaacttaaaaacaaatcaattaaTCAGAATTATACTTGCAGTTTGATACAGAAATTGGGTTTTTGGAGAGCAGAGAACGTGATCATGCGATTGAATTGGAGGTCATATCACGTGAGATATCCAAGGCGGATCAAATTTTTAGGCAAGGTAGCGAACAGCTGCAAACGCTGCAGTATGTAGAGGAGGAGAACGAACTGGTCAAGCAGCAGGAGAAGACACTCAAATCCGAAATTGCTTTGCTACGCTCCAAGCTGGCTAATTGTGAGACAGAGCTTCTACAGTGCAAGAATAAAATGCGTTTGCTCATGGATGACAttgagctggagcagcagcagcagagcaatAGGTGAGCTGGcgagttaaatatatattaaatcaagCCTTAATAACTAATTCATTATACAGACAAACTGTGGAGCGTGATTTTCTGATTGAAATGGAGCGCATACAAAGCGACATAGATCTGGCGCTGCATAATACAGACACATCTAACAAAACGGCTGACAATCTCAAAAAGGAGCTGCTTATGATTGAACATGCTATTGCAGAGAAAAAGCGTCAAGTGGAACAATTGGTCAACGAAATGAAGGAAGTGAATCTGCAAAGCCTTACCGTAACTACCACCGAGGAAATCAAGCATCTGCTCGAGGGACCCAACAAGCAgggcagcagccgccgcattATAGGTTCACCACGACAATTGGAGACGGCCGTGCCCACCAGCAAGAATCCTCACGGCGTTTGGGTCTAAAACCGCGCCTCATTTAAAAGCaacgaaatatttttctaTACTCAAGTAACTTGGGGAACAAAAGATGAGGAAATGATTTACATATCTTGAATACGTAGAGCGCCAATCTCTATATCACAATATTTGCAAAGACACAAATTTACAACGATATAATCAATGCATATTTCTTCTtcagataaacaaaaaacctaATGGATCTCTTCAAGCAATGTtaattgttacaaattttagaCACAACCCACACAATATTAACTTATTAGTGCACAACATTTTTTCATAGATTTTAATAATGTTCATTAACTAGTTGCAaattttttaagaaatttctcaaaaacaataacattcccacaaatatgtttataatttgtatgtacttAAATCTTTTGTGCTATAACTATTGATTTTTAACttaaacttttaaatatgcctaattattataacatattttgttgctagtctataaaatgtatttcaatcATTCACCGTGCGCCATTAGAAAACGTAAATTGTTGCAATAATTGTATCTAAACGAAAATGTAAAACGCCTTTTTAATGTTACATTTAAGTTGTGCTGTTAGTGATTTATAAACCCATTCCATTCTAAATagatttataattataattaaatatgtacTTAGCTCTTGCAGCTTTAGCAAAAGAACAAATTAGCAATTGCTTTGTTGTTAACGGTTTCCGCTAGGAAAGTGTTTAGAAAACGCTTCACAATAGtcgaaaattgcaaattgtgttaaaaaaaatagtacttaatgcatattttgtagcttttattgcaaaatgcatttctaatttttttattattagtaATATTTAGTAATTACGCAAACGTTTTAgcaaagcatttttttttgcttaggGCTATGTCACAGCAATATACATActatatgtttataaaatataatatatacttaaGTATATAActattaattaaacaaaagacACAAATTTTTAGAACAAATTCAAATCGCATTAACTATTAGccaataaataatacatttcTTATGATTTTATTAGTTGCTCTTTTACAACTCGCAAAGCAAAAAGTAAATGAAGTTTTTAATACGACCGGGTAGGGATCTACACCTTAAGGAatctaaatttatattatgttCGTCCATTTCTACTGTTATTAAATGTAGTTAGGTATTGTCTCACGCTGCGGCTACATTTTTGTCAGACTTCCAACTCTTGCCACAAAGTGCTTGCCACAATACGAATGCGCCGCGACGGTCAGCCCAGGCCGAACAGGACACGAAGCAAGGACttcgctgcagcagcaacatcaccAGCAGCTAAACAAAATCAGCAACAATTGCTCTTGTCTGTTTCAGTTGGCCGCTGTGCATGGACTTGTTTGGTCCTCTGTCTTGTCTTTTGTCTTGTCTCTTGTCAGTGGCACGCGTCTCCGAAAGGCGCGCGCGTTTCTTGCGTGCGCTTTAAAACGCGCCGACAGCGTGCAAAAATTTGCCGCACAATTGAATTTGTCGCCCGGCAGGCCCTCTCGGTTTTCGGTGTCTATCGCGTTGACACAATCTTGAAATGTGCGTTCTTGCTTGGTCAAGAGCATTAAGTGGCcacaggcaacaaaaaaaaaaagaaacaaatatagaaaaaccagcaaa from Drosophila virilis strain 15010-1051.87 chromosome 2, Dvir_AGI_RSII-ME, whole genome shotgun sequence carries:
- the RASSF8 gene encoding ras association domain-containing protein 8, with protein sequence MELKVWVEGIQRIVCGVTVNTTCQDVVFALAHATGKVGRFTLIERWRNNERHLAPNENPMKLLLKWGEYANDVQFILQRSENKQQPTQQQQQQQQQQQQQQLPNNNYAVMITKKPLGPSNSNNNNNNNESKLPPPPTLQKQKSSVELGYRTKELKKSFGGYDAKQFDNIGIVKGIPQQQQQQQQQQQQHTQQQLPPSSKTAPLLPKHEKSLSNPLDMSSSSSSNAPALNDYSDLYNNNHSSSNGNSNNNPHIYSQLSKSSNELRRASPNEYNNNNNNSNSNSSNEHLCDIYANSNISNNNNNNNNNHSPELYKQTPTISSNGALVPPPYRDPPPPRNSPMCQTQRLPASSSAAETISNASSTTNPFLSDYEPHNISNNNNNNNHLSNQCMDEGESMFQATQYNDLLQLIKFQREKITAQQLELQKFDTEIGFLESRERDHAIELEVISREISKADQIFRQGSEQLQTLQYVEEENELVKQQEKTLKSEIALLRSKLANCETELLQCKNKMRLLMDDIELEQQQQSNRQTVERDFLIEMERIQSDIDLALHNTDTSNKTADNLKKELLMIEHAIAEKKRQVEQLVNEMKEVNLQSLTVTTTEEIKHLLEGPNKQGSSRRIIGSPRQLETAVPTSKNPHGVWV